In Salmo salar chromosome ssa15, Ssal_v3.1, whole genome shotgun sequence, one genomic interval encodes:
- the LOC100194583 gene encoding peptidyl-prolyl cis-trans isomerase FKBP1B isoform X1 yields the protein MLQNGKKFDSSRDRNKPFKFKIGRQEVIKGWEEGIAQMSVGQRAKITCTPDMAYGATGHPGVIPPNATLIFDVELLKLE from the exons ATGCTGCAGAATGGGAAGAAGTTTGACTCTTCTCGAGACAGAAACAAGCCCTTCAAGTTCAAGATCGGGCGACAGGAAGTCATCAAGGGCTGGGAGGAAGGAATCGCACAG aTGAGCGTGGGCCAGCGGGCGAAGATCACCTGCACGCCGGATATGGCCTATGGAGCCACAGGTCACCCCGGTGTCATCCCCCCCAACGCCACCCTCATCTTCGATGTTGAGCTCCTTAAGCTGGAGTGA